The sequence below is a genomic window from Silene latifolia isolate original U9 population chromosome 7, ASM4854445v1, whole genome shotgun sequence.
TACCATGTTTTCCTTTCTTATTACCTGTGATGTAATGAATCGCCTCATGAGCCAAGAGGATATTATCACTAATGAGTCTTCCTGGGAGGAAAGCATTTTGGGAGTCACTAACCAAAGAACTCATGACCTTTGAAATCCTGTTGGTGATACATTTAGACACAATGCGCATGAACACATTACAAAGACTTATAGGCCTGTAATCAGACACCACCTCCGGGTTTTCCAGCTTAGGGATTAGCGCAATGAAAGTCCTATTCAACTCCCTTAAGGTCCTACCCGAATTTAAGGTAGATAACACCGCCGCAGTAAAGTCTTTTTTGATGAAAAACCAGCATTTTTGAAAGAAGCAAGCTGGGATACCATCGGGCCCAGGCGATTTCATACCCCCCATCTGGAACACAGCGCAACGTACTTCTTTAGCCGTGAATGGTTTCTTTAAGAAGTCAATCTTATCTTGCGGGACGGCCTTCTTCACATGTTGCAAAATGTCATCATAGTCATGATCACCACAGCTCTCCCCCAAATTTGTATCCTCCTTGTACAACCTCTTAAACATGCATTGGAATTCATTGCCTATCATATCCGGGTCATAAATCCAATCCCCATTCGTCCCCTTAATACCATGGATATAATTTCTCCCAGCCCTTCCTTTAGCCCAATTAAAGAAAAATCTTGTACACGTATCTCAATCCACCATCCATTTCACTTTTGCCCTTTGTCTCCAAAAGATAGAGACCGCTTTTGCAAAATCCTTAACTTCATCATTTACCCTTGTATACATTTCATCGCCCTCCCCTGCAATAGCTTTGTTCATACCCTCTTCAAGTCGCTTGTCAAAATCATCCCATTTTCCCATCCACTCATCTCGTTTATCGATGGCCCATTTTTTAACCGTAGAACGAACTCGTGTTAATTTCCTAGCCACTTGAAAGCTTGGAGAACCCACATCCCGCTGCCCCCAAGCCGAACGCACTCGTTCCAGGCATTCCTCATTGTCTAAAGTCCACGCGTCCAACTTATAGGGCCGTTTCCCATCATTTTTTACAAGTTGTAAATTCACTTCAATTGGTGCATGGTCAGAAATCTGAATTGGGTAATGCTTTATACCAGAATCCGGGAAAAAACTCAGCCAATCCCTCGACCCCAAAGCCTTATCAATCCTCTCATACACTCTTTCATCTCCTTTACGGTTGTTACACCAAGTAAATCTAGGGCCTTTAAAGGGAATGTCTATCAACTCATTCCTTATCTTCCACATGTTAAAGAAACTAGCTCCTCTAATAggaccttgagatttacttactTTGTCACACTCCATATCAACTTGATTAAAATCCTCCACAATGAGAAATGGGTGCTTACAATTATCCATCCACTTTTCCAATTCCAATAAGACAGGGGTACGTAAATGCGAACAAGGGGCACCATAAAAAAGCACGAGATACCATAAGAGACCATTATATTTTTCCACCAAAAGGATAATAAAGTTCTTACATGCCATCACAAGGCTCATTCTAGCCTCCCTTTTCCAACCCACCCATAATCCACCCGAAGCACCAACCGCATCCACCCCAAAATGTTTCATAAACCCATACGATCTAAACATAGGAAAGATACTACTAGCATTACGCTTGGTCTCTATTAAAAACATGAAATCGAAACACTTACTACCTATTAACGCTCTTAGCTTAGGAATTGTAGGGGAGAGCGTGTTATTAAGGCCCCTACAATTCCACACAAGTCCCATCATGGTTGAGGAGGAGGTTGTACCggcccaacctccgcaaagccTTCATAGACAACATCATCACCTTGAACAGACATTGGTGAAGAATCACTTGACTCCATCATATCCTCATCTTGCACACTCACACGAAACCCACACCTCATTGAGGCAGCCTGATTCTCCTTAATCCCTTTCCCAGAACATCCTCTTTTTGCCAACTTCCTTAAGTAGTCTTTCGCATTTTCAAGAGATTCCTTAGCAGCTTCAGGAAGAATATAATCACCTGCTTCAGTACAGCATTTCCTTTTTCTCGCCCTTCCAATATCCTCCTTGTGACTCACCTGAAGATCAGATAGGTAGTAGGCATCAGCCAGACCCAGAAACCCATCTGATATGTTACCAGAAGAAACCTCAGCAATCAGTCTTGACATGTTCCccgtgtggggtaatatccgtataaaacccttaaattataggactataacgcaaatttaatacgtgatttatggtcataaacgaaaaacaatgaaaaacgataaagcacaagaattaaccttcggtcctagtgcaattcggcaatgagagatcaaagtagatctcctcctaattgttgcacccaagatcgtctgagaatatgcccttgtgctagaaatgtgttctctaattgccttggaatattgagagaacttgatgtgagttttctttagatgtgagatctgaattttgagagagaatttttctcaaaaccctaattttgttttgcaaatgaattaggttacaaaaggagagaaggctctccttttgttctctagcattcggccaaaccgagctcatcatggggaagtgggcttccacttcctcttaattttaactcgtggtccggttcgtaaaatgctaaatgtatatgagacggttttattataaatcgtcatcggttatcggctattaatatATCGTCTAGCAACAAGGATTAGccgacatattaatacatgtccgacaaagacaatattgtataattaattcaatatacattaattaaatataaccgtttatatttaatttacgaataaactgtttaattcgccttagcccattttatttaatccgtattaaataaaatatctcaacatcgcattttgact
It includes:
- the LOC141590057 gene encoding uncharacterized protein LOC141590057, producing the protein MMGLVWNCRGLNNTLSPTIPKLRALIGSKCFDFMFLIETKRNASSIFPMFRSYGFMKHFGVDAVGASGGLWVGWKREARMSLVMACKNFIILLVEKYNGLLWYLVLFYGAPCSHLRTPVLLELEKWMDNCKHPFLIVEDFNQVDMECDKVSKSQGPIRGASFFNMWKIRNELIDIPFKGPRFTWCNNRKGDERVYERIDKALGSRDWLSFFPDSGIKHYPIQISDHAPIEVNLQLVKNDGKRPYKLDAWTLDNEECLERVRSAWGQRDVGSPSFQVARKLTRVRSTVKKWAIDKRDEWMGKWDDFDKRLEEGMNKAIAGEGDEMYTRVNDEVKDFAKAVSIFWRQRAKVKWMVD